Within Flagellimonas maritima, the genomic segment CTATAAAAACTGTATACTTCATTTTTTTGTCCATATATAAATTTTTATGATTGTAATCTTTATTTATAGTGCTTAAAATGTATTCTTTCAGAATTAAATATATTGCAATAGCAATATACCCTCCCGCAAAAAATAAATAGGCTCTGAAAGATTATATTTTAACCCATATACTGGTTCTGCCACAAAACCTTATCAGAAATTGATTGAACCTTCCAAGACCATATTCTTCATTTCAAGACGATTAAAATTTATTTTTATGGAGTTAAGGTATCAATATTTGGAGTCCTAATTTAGGAGCAGAAAATCTTCTATCAATAATCAATAAAATAATATGTTCAGATACATTTCCCGATTAATCGATGACCCGGACCCAGTAATCATTATGCCATATGGCGGTTATGCCACCAACGATAAAATTCATGCACAGGCAAGGGTTCTTGAAGATGAAGGATTGGATGAACATTCCAGCGATTCAATATCCGGCAATCTGTTCAGGTCATTTAAAAGATTTGAAACTGATGAAAAGGAAAATGTCAAGGTCTATGTAACGTGGGAAGGCGGTCAAGAAACTTTGGTTTCTGATAATGAAGGCTATATATACCTAAATAAAGCTCATGGCATGTCACTGAACCATGAACGTACACTGTGGATACCCATTACCTATAAATTAAATAAAAACGGTATGGAGCTTTTTTCCATAACACACCCCGTCATGAAGCCCTCCCAAACTTGTGAGTTTGGAGTCATCAGTGATATGGACGAAACAGTGCTACATACGGGTTTGGACTCCATATTAAAATGGAAAGTTTTGGTAAATACTTTAGGAAAGCACAGTGATAAAAGACTGCCGCTTGAAGGTGCACAAGAACTCTACACCCTTTTACACGGAGGAAGCACTGGATACAGAGAAAATCCATTTTTCTATTTGTCCAATAGCCCATGGAATCTATATGATTATCTAATTGCCTTTCTTGAAAAGAACAATTTTCCGCGCGGCACATTGCTCTTGCGTGATATAGGTTTGGAAAATAAGAAGCGAACCTCATTTTTAGAGGGCAATAAGTTTATTAAAATAAAACATATTCTTGAAAGTTATCCAAAGATGAATTTCATCCTAATCGGTGATGCAGAGGACCTTGACCCACAAATTTATTCTGAAATTGCGAAGCTGTTCCCGAATAGAATATTATCTATTTATATTAGAAACGTTCGAAACCGGTCCAAAACAAAAAATTTGACCCAATATATAAAAGATACCAAGCATGTAGAAATGTTACAGGTAGATAACACCGAAGCTATTTTGGAACATGCTAAATTGAAAGGTTTTATTATTGATTAAGGGTTGTTCATATATTTAAAAAGTATTGCTTTAGTACAGCCTTCCTACCGATTAAGCCATATTTTTGCAAAATGATTTTATTCTATTTGTAAATATGGACACCAAATATAGCCGATTACTCTACGAATATTTACTGAAAACGGGAATGGAGCAATTTATGGCTTCCTACATCAATTTGATTGTTCTATTCTTGGTAATCTTAGTTATAGCTTGGCTATTGGATTTTGTTCTATGGAAGATTTTACGCCAATTTTCAATACGTTTAGCCAGAAGAACAAAAACCAATTTTGACGATTTTCTTGTGGCCAACAGTGTTCCTAGATATGTGGCGCACATAATACCGTTGTTATTGCTTTTTGAACTCATGCCGTTGGCTTTTATTGGTTTTGACTATGCGGGTTCTATAATCTTGAAAATACTTTTGATATTTTCCGTTTTATTGGTTCTGACATTGGTAAGGAAACTGCTCGCAACTGTTAGGGATTATTTAAGAACCTTACCACATTTAAGGGATAAGCCTCTTGACAGTTATATTCAGGTTTTTATGATTTTTGCTTGGATTGGTGGTGTTCTGACAATTTTTGCAATTATTACAGATACTACAATATGGAAATTCTTTACTGCACTAGGGGCTGCCTCCGCGGTAATACTCCTCATTTTTAAGGATTCCATATTGGGTCTGGTG encodes:
- a CDS encoding App1 family protein — translated: MFRYISRLIDDPDPVIIMPYGGYATNDKIHAQARVLEDEGLDEHSSDSISGNLFRSFKRFETDEKENVKVYVTWEGGQETLVSDNEGYIYLNKAHGMSLNHERTLWIPITYKLNKNGMELFSITHPVMKPSQTCEFGVISDMDETVLHTGLDSILKWKVLVNTLGKHSDKRLPLEGAQELYTLLHGGSTGYRENPFFYLSNSPWNLYDYLIAFLEKNNFPRGTLLLRDIGLENKKRTSFLEGNKFIKIKHILESYPKMNFILIGDAEDLDPQIYSEIAKLFPNRILSIYIRNVRNRSKTKNLTQYIKDTKHVEMLQVDNTEAILEHAKLKGFIID